The DNA segment AAGCATCTTCATCATCCTCTAATCTATCAAACGCTTTTGCAAACTTTATAGCTGACTCAAGCATCATATACGTAGAGTTCCATTTAGTGGGATCGTCAAGACACATAACACTATTACAAGAAATCTTTTCATTTTCAACACACTTCTTAAATTTCTTCAAACGTGCAAGAGAAGACCTCACATATCTAACAGCATTTCGAATTCTACTAATGCTCTCACTATGTTCCTTAAAAGCATCACATACAATAAGATTCAGTATTTGTGCATAACATCTAACATGCAGATATTCACCGTTACATATCAACCGCTTATTGAATCTCTTGATAAGAAACGCAATAGCAGTATCATCTGAACGAGCATTATCAACAGTCAAAGTCATAACTTTCTTAATACCCCAATCcttcaaaatcttttcaatagTCTTACCAATGGTGTCCCCCTTATGATTTTCAATTTGAGTGAAGCTAAGAATCTTTTTATGTAACTTCCAGTCACAATCAATGAAGTGCGCAGTCAATACCATATAGTTTATGTTCGGTTCTGAAGACCAACAATCAATAGTGAGACAaactttagattttattttcacaaacatgtctttcaatttttgtttttcgttAACATATATCCTTAGAATATCCTTAGCTATGGTAAATCGAGATGGAATAACAAACTTAGGCTCTTGCGAACATGTTAATTTACTAACAAATCTCTTAAAACCTTTACTCTCTACAAATTTAAAAGGCAATTTCTCCATGATTAGCATTTCAGCCAAAGTTTCACGACAATTTTGTAAATTAGACGATTCACATCCAAGTTGTGAAGGACCATCTCCAACAGTTTCCTCTTTAGGTTCACATACAAGTTGTGAAGGACTATCCCTAACAGCTTCTTCCTTAGGTTTGAAAGATAAAGTCTTTTGAGATGAATCTCTCTTCCTTTGATAAGGGTATTTCTTACAACTTTCTAAGTGATTTTTCATTGTCCCAGTACCATTACGCTTCGAATGACAAGCATAAGTAGCTCCACAATATTTACATCTAGCATAAGGTTCATTAGGATCACCTTTCAATCTCTCAAAATGTTCCCAAACTATGGATACTGGCATGTTCCTACGCCTTTTTGTTGGAGTCTCATCAACTTCCTCTTCTTCAATATTGATGGTAGCTTTACTTTTTG comes from the Benincasa hispida cultivar B227 chromosome 5, ASM972705v1, whole genome shotgun sequence genome and includes:
- the LOC120078147 gene encoding zinc finger BED domain-containing protein RICESLEEPER 2-like isoform X1; translated protein: MEKEKAGATTEEIKDITKSKATINIEEEEVDETPTKRRRNMPVSIVWEHFERLKGDPNEPYARCKYCGATYACHSKRNGTGTMKNHLESCKKYPYQRKRDSSQKTLSFKPKEEAVRDSPSQLVCEPKEETVGDGPSQLGCESSNLQNCRETLAEMLIMEKLPFKFVESKGFKRFVSKLTCSQEPKFVIPSRFTIAKDILRIYVNEKQKLKDMFVKIKSKVCLTIDCWSSEPNINYMVLTAHFIDCDWKLHKKILSFTQIENHKGDTIGKTIEKILKDWGIKKVMTLTVDNARSDDTAIAFLIKRFNKRLICNGEYLHVRCYAQILNLIVCDAFKEHSESISRIRNAVRYVRSSLARLKKFKKCVENEKISCNSVMCLDDPTKWNSTYMMLESAIKFAKAFDRLEDDEDAYRNDSPPTKEDWGNARMLIRFLKVFYNVTLKVSGSLYTTSNLVFHEICRIQNCIQLNGNSGNKMLSTMAKNMKAKFDKYWGNDERKNNILLCIAVVLDPRYKMKCLKYCWNNLYGPDIAKAKMNMVENVLRRLFHEYNIGPLSDSSNSSSASCSTSVSVGVSASASACDFANEIHSCGCSFPNALDTIMDVDVDVDVENELEAEVELDYGITNSFKIDETTTFDKESEIDVYLLESLTPADSNFDILRWWKENDHRFEVLSRISRDILAIPVSTVASDSAFSIGGRVVNSNRCSLAPRMVEALICTQNWLNSDPINLELHNQDLEEDLKFEEGIHFILYFYMFQFSQNIVTLLSLKCFLSLFFYRIPSCHGWRKRH
- the LOC120078147 gene encoding zinc finger BED domain-containing protein RICESLEEPER 2-like isoform X2 — its product is MEKEKAGATTEEIKDITKSKATINIEEEEVDETPTKRRRNMPVSIVWEHFERLKGDPNEPYARCKYCGATYACHSKRNGTGTMKNHLESCKKYPYQRKRDSSQKTLSFKPKEEAVRDSPSQLVCEPKEETVGDGPSQLGCESSNLQNCRETLAEMLIMEKLPFKFVESKGFKRFVSKLTCSQEPKFVIPSRFTIAKDILRIYVNEKQKLKDMFVKIKSKVCLTIDCWSSEPNINYMVLTAHFIDCDWKLHKKILSFTQIENHKGDTIGKTIEKILKDWGIKKVMTLTVDNARSDDTAIAFLIKRFNKRLICNGEYLHVRCYAQILNLIVCDAFKEHSESISRIRNAVRYVRSSLARLKKFKKCVENEKISCNSVMCLDDPTKWNSTYMMLESAIKFAKAFDRLEDDEDAYRNDSPPTKEDWGNARMLIRFLKVFYNVTLKVSGSLYTTSNLVFHEICRIQNCIQLNGNSGNKMLSTMAKNMKAKFDKYWGNDERKNNILLCIAVVLDPRYKMKCLKYCWNNLYGPDIAKAKMNMVENVLRRLFHEYNIGPLSDSSNSSSASCSTSVSVGVSASASACDFANEIHSCGCSFPNALDTIMDVDVDVDVENELEAEVELDYGITNSFKIDETTTFDKESEIDVYLLESLTPADSNFDILRWWKENDHRFEVLSRISRDILAIPVSTVASDSAFSIGGRVVNSNRCSLAPRMVEALICTQNWLNSDPINLELHNQDLEEDLKFEEGFRAVMDGEKDIKDMEDFV